A single region of the Plantactinospora soyae genome encodes:
- a CDS encoding ATP-binding protein translates to MDNGQRGYLGTGFFACPRRCRVRVESTSETPAVPDQTTAGTSELVGRQDDLTRMVDLLDDSVPSARFLVVEGEPGIGKSRLVSEFAKIAGERGRTVLFGRATEFERFLPYGVVLDALAAVPDHRSDLHVLLDALAVPDPAGGGDPGSADGVPATAAVERHQRHRRLRNLLTAVARPAGALFVFDDVQWADDASVEFLGYLLRHPPEARITVVLAFRSEQCPARLAEGLAHLVPVPLRLHLGPLSGADVDQLLPTEPASRRRLLHQVSGGNPLYLELLAGTSTEILGALRRGDFPDEPVSAALHGAMAVEVRGLAPIERLVLQAIAVIGPGLDVAAVAAAAELDPLPTTTALDALVERNLLRQVGGQLDFRHSLVRAVAYWMAGPAWRLGAHRRAATHLERRAAPLPLRAHHLAKAVVPGDEDAVEVLAMAARSTMGTAPGSSAAWLRAALSALPDDPGHADRRAELRLLFAKALGVTGQFDEARTVLHDLVAVAGPHRHAAVEQLAVLERLAGRLDVASALLSTELERLDATGATQAMLRLELAVTEMLAGRWRAGARHAGKTIERSRAGGHRGIEAAASAVLAACVVASGPLSTARVRVSYAKRMVDALGDAALRDELGAIALLAWIEPMLDRVDDGLAHAEHGIEVGLRFGRIHVHPLLYSARSVLYGAVGRVDEALRDAEEAEEIARWQGSAEAATLAAAVRLRPLLWLAGPDAVRPALDRLKGSAAPRSTLYRAVVQTHLAEACDAVGDHADCQRLLADPEIYRCLGPAEATILALRARSVGVHGPHGGSGSGSHDVSRGGSGGGLREGSGGGLREGSGGGSRDGMGGGSGGEAPELGRWLSRAATIAGDLPARLGAVGMARAALSLARHRPDEAVGQAAPAISLFTRAGMPVAEGEARMLLAEAQFGTGNPQLAREQLGRAKRLFSGSGARWLAGQADRAQRRLAARLPRQRTDGPVTLSSREREVAELVAQGLTNHQIAGQLVLSPRTVETHVTRIIAKLGIPSRAAVARQL, encoded by the coding sequence ATGGATAACGGTCAACGCGGTTACCTCGGGACAGGTTTTTTCGCATGTCCACGGAGGTGCCGGGTGCGGGTCGAATCAACATCGGAGACTCCTGCTGTCCCGGATCAGACAACAGCCGGGACCAGTGAGCTTGTCGGGCGCCAGGACGACCTGACCCGGATGGTCGATCTGCTCGACGATTCCGTACCGTCGGCGCGTTTCCTGGTGGTGGAGGGGGAGCCGGGGATCGGCAAGAGCCGACTCGTCTCCGAGTTCGCGAAGATCGCCGGCGAGCGTGGCCGTACCGTGCTGTTCGGGCGGGCGACCGAGTTCGAGCGCTTCCTTCCGTACGGAGTCGTGCTCGACGCCCTGGCCGCCGTACCGGATCATCGGTCCGACCTGCACGTGCTGCTGGACGCGCTGGCGGTGCCGGACCCGGCCGGCGGCGGCGATCCCGGCTCGGCGGACGGGGTGCCGGCCACCGCGGCCGTGGAGCGGCACCAGCGGCACCGGCGACTGCGCAACCTGCTCACCGCGGTCGCCCGGCCGGCCGGGGCGTTGTTCGTCTTCGACGACGTGCAGTGGGCCGACGACGCCTCCGTGGAGTTCCTCGGATATCTGCTGCGGCACCCGCCGGAGGCCCGGATCACCGTGGTGCTCGCGTTCCGCTCGGAGCAGTGTCCCGCGCGGCTGGCCGAAGGGCTCGCCCACCTGGTGCCGGTACCCCTCCGGCTGCACCTCGGTCCGCTCTCCGGCGCCGACGTCGACCAACTGCTACCCACCGAGCCGGCGTCCCGGCGCCGGCTGCTGCACCAGGTCAGCGGCGGCAACCCGCTGTACCTGGAGCTGCTCGCCGGCACCTCGACGGAGATTCTCGGCGCGCTGCGTCGCGGCGACTTCCCCGACGAACCGGTGAGCGCGGCCCTGCACGGCGCGATGGCGGTCGAGGTGCGCGGGCTGGCGCCGATCGAGCGGCTCGTCCTCCAGGCGATCGCGGTGATCGGCCCCGGTCTCGACGTGGCCGCCGTCGCCGCCGCGGCCGAACTGGATCCGCTGCCGACCACCACCGCGCTGGACGCGCTGGTCGAACGGAACCTGCTGCGCCAGGTCGGCGGGCAACTGGACTTCCGGCACTCGCTGGTCAGGGCGGTGGCGTACTGGATGGCCGGCCCGGCGTGGCGGCTCGGCGCGCACCGCCGGGCGGCGACCCACCTGGAGCGCCGGGCCGCCCCGCTCCCGCTGCGGGCCCACCATCTGGCCAAGGCCGTCGTGCCGGGCGACGAGGACGCCGTCGAGGTGCTCGCGATGGCGGCCAGGAGCACCATGGGTACGGCGCCGGGGAGCAGCGCCGCCTGGCTGCGTGCGGCCCTGTCCGCGCTGCCCGACGACCCCGGCCACGCCGACCGCCGGGCCGAGCTGCGGCTGCTGTTCGCCAAGGCCCTCGGCGTCACCGGCCAGTTCGACGAGGCCCGGACCGTGTTGCACGACCTGGTCGCGGTCGCCGGCCCGCACCGGCACGCGGCGGTCGAGCAACTGGCCGTCCTGGAACGGCTCGCCGGCCGGCTCGACGTCGCCAGCGCGCTGCTCAGTACCGAACTGGAACGACTCGACGCCACCGGAGCCACCCAGGCGATGCTCCGGCTGGAGCTCGCCGTGACCGAGATGCTGGCCGGCCGGTGGCGGGCCGGTGCCCGGCACGCGGGTAAGACGATCGAGCGGTCCCGGGCCGGCGGGCACCGTGGCATCGAGGCGGCGGCGAGCGCCGTACTCGCCGCCTGCGTGGTGGCCAGCGGTCCACTGTCGACCGCCCGGGTACGCGTGTCGTACGCCAAACGGATGGTCGACGCCCTGGGGGACGCCGCGCTCCGGGACGAGTTGGGAGCGATCGCCCTGCTCGCCTGGATCGAGCCCATGCTGGACCGGGTCGACGACGGGCTGGCCCACGCGGAACACGGCATCGAGGTGGGCCTGCGGTTCGGCCGGATCCATGTGCACCCGCTGCTCTACTCGGCCCGCTCGGTCCTGTACGGCGCGGTCGGCCGGGTCGACGAGGCACTGCGGGACGCGGAGGAGGCGGAGGAGATCGCCCGGTGGCAGGGCAGTGCCGAGGCGGCGACGCTGGCGGCGGCCGTACGGCTCCGCCCACTGCTCTGGCTCGCCGGCCCGGACGCCGTACGCCCGGCCCTGGACCGGCTCAAGGGCAGCGCCGCACCACGGTCCACGCTGTACCGGGCGGTCGTACAGACGCACCTGGCCGAGGCCTGCGACGCGGTCGGGGACCACGCCGACTGCCAGCGCCTTCTGGCCGACCCGGAGATCTACCGCTGTCTCGGGCCGGCCGAGGCGACCATTCTCGCCCTGCGGGCCCGCTCCGTCGGCGTACACGGTCCGCACGGCGGCTCGGGCAGCGGATCGCACGACGTATCGCGCGGCGGCTCGGGCGGCGGATTGCGCGAAGGCTCGGGCGGCGGATTGCGCGAAGGCTCGGGCGGCGGATCGCGTGACGGGATGGGCGGCGGATCGGGTGGTGAGGCGCCGGAGCTGGGGCGGTGGTTGAGCCGGGCCGCGACAATCGCCGGCGACCTGCCCGCCCGACTGGGTGCGGTCGGCATGGCCAGGGCGGCGCTGTCGCTGGCGCGGCACCGCCCGGACGAGGCCGTCGGCCAGGCCGCCCCGGCGATCAGCCTCTTCACCCGGGCCGGCATGCCGGTGGCCGAGGGGGAGGCCCGGATGCTCCTCGCCGAGGCGCAGTTCGGGACCGGGAACCCGCAGCTGGCCCGGGAGCAACTGGGCCGGGCCAAGCGGCTCTTCTCCGGCAGCGGCGCGCGCTGGCTGGCCGGACAGGCGGACCGGGCCCAACGTCGACTGGCCGCCCGGCTGCCCCGGCAACGTACGGACGGTCCGGTCACCCTCTCCTCCCGGGAACGGGAGGTCGCCGAACTGGTCGCGCAGGGACTGACCAACCATCAGATCGCCGGTCAGCTGGTGCTGAGCCCACGCACCGTGGAAACCCACGTCACCCGGATCATCGCCAAGCTCGGCATTCCGTCCCGGGCGGCGGTGGCCCGACAGCTCTGA
- a CDS encoding YkvA family protein, protein MDSPVVVALLIALGVAVIAMLGIAIFLLVKLLRMGRLVRADLMPVQGKVAFWAAIAYSIFPVDVLPDPIYLDDVGVLVGVITYIGHLAKKHGLLGARPTEPELEGPTGKTR, encoded by the coding sequence GTGGATTCTCCGGTTGTCGTCGCGCTCCTGATCGCGCTCGGGGTGGCAGTCATCGCCATGCTCGGGATCGCGATCTTCCTCCTGGTGAAACTTCTCAGGATGGGCCGGCTCGTACGGGCCGACCTGATGCCCGTACAGGGGAAGGTGGCCTTCTGGGCTGCCATCGCCTACAGCATTTTTCCGGTCGACGTCCTTCCCGATCCGATCTATCTCGACGACGTGGGCGTTCTCGTCGGCGTGATCACCTACATCGGACACCTGGCGAAGAAGCACGGACTTCTCGGTGCTCGACCGACGGAGCCGGAACTCGAAGGGCCGACCGGGAAAACGCGGTAA